The DNA segment TCGGCGATGGCGCCGCCCAACTGCCAGAGGTCGATGGTCGTGAGCTTCGAGGGACAGTCGTCGGCGGCCGCGAGCACCAGGTCGAGCACGTCGTCGGTGAGTTCGTCGAGGTACAGCGACTTCCAGTAGTAGTACCGGCCGTGGGGATAGTCGGCGTCGAGCATCGACTGTAGTTCGACGTAGGTCGTCCGACCGCTCATGTCGACCAGCGGGTCGGCGAACTCCCGGTACGGCGCGAGCGCCGCCTCGCCCTCGTTGGGGTCGCCGGCGTAACAGCCGATGAACGCGACGGCCGGGTCGCCCCGGTGCGCTTCCGGGAACTCCGGAATCTCGGGCACCCAGGCGTAGAACGGCAGGACGCTCACCTCGCGGGGCGCGTCGGCGGCGCGCTCGCGGAAGAACTCGTAGGGCGCGCGGCCCGCCTCGCCGGGGTACCACGCGAACAGCGTCTCGATTTCGGGGGCGACCGGGTGGAGGTCGAACTCGAAACTCGTGACGACGCCGAAGTTACCGCCGCCGCCCCGGAGCGCCCAGAAGAGGTCCCGGTGGCGGTCGGCGCTCGCGGTGACGAGGCGCCCGTCGGCGGTCACCACGTCGACCGACCGGAGGTTGTCGCACGCGAGGCCGTACGCCCGGCGGAGGTGGCCGTAGCCGCCGCCGAGCGTCAGGCCGGCGACGCCGGTGTCCGAGACGACGCCGCCGGGGGTCGCCAGGCCGAACTGCTGCGTCTCGCGGTCCACGTCGCCCCACTGGGCGCCGCCGCCGACCCGGGCGACCCGCTCCTCGGGGTCGACCCGCACGTCGTCCATCGCCGAGAGGTCGACGACCAGCGCGCCGTCGGCGACCGCGTTGCCGGCGACGCCGTGGCCGCCGCCCCGCGTTGTGACCGGCAGGCCGTTCTCGCGGGCGAACCGGACCGCCGACCGCACGTCGGCGACGCCGTCGCAGTAGGCGACGGCCGCCGGGTACCTGTTTATCATGCCGTTCCAGACGCGTCGCGCGTGGCGGTAGGCCCCGTCGTCAGGCGTGACGAGGTGGCCCTCCATCGCGGACGCGAGCGCGTTCGCGTCGAAGTCGTGTTCGGTCATCTCCCCCACCGATTCCCGGAGCTACGACCGGAGGTAGGATAAAGGCGTATCGTCGGTCGTCCGACGCCCAGTCGCCCCGGGACTCGGCGACCGCGGTCGCGCCGATTCCGACGTGTCCCCCGCTCGCTTTCCAACCCCGTCGCCCGACTTTTGGTCGTCGGACCCGTAGACGGTCCATGGACAGGCCACCGGCGGAGACCGGGGAATCCGCGACCGCCTCGCGCCGACTGGTGATGAACCCGACCAGCGGCGGCGGCGACCACGTCGAAGAGGTCCGGCGGCGCGCCGTCGAACGCGGGTTCGAGGTCGTCGAGACCGAGCGAGCGGGCCACGCGGCCGAACTCGCCGAAGCGGCCGCCGCCGACGGCGTCGACCTGCTGGCGGTGGCCGGCGGCGACGGGACCATCCACGAAGTCGTCGAGGGACTCGTCGCCGCCGACGCCCTCGATTCGGTGACCCTCTGCGTGGTGCCGGTGGGGACCGCGAACATCCTCGCGGACGACCTCGGCATCGATGGCATCGCCGAGGGGTTCGAGGTGGCCGAGCGCGGCGAACTCCGACGGCTCGACCTCGGCTTCGCCGGGGACGAACCGTTCGTGCTGTCGGCCATCGCGGGCCTGCCCGCGGACACCAGCGCGGCCGCGACACACGGTCTGAAGGACCGACTCGGCTCGCTGGCGTTCGTGGTTACCGCCGTCGAGGAGTCGCTGTCGTTCGACGGCATCCGCGTCGAAATCGACGCCGAGGTCGGCGCGGTCGACCGGGAGTGGTCGGGCGAGGCGGTGGCGGTCCTCGTCGGGAACGCCCGGGGGTTCGCCACGCCCGGCGGGCGGGGCGACGCCGAGGACGGCCTGCTAGAGGTGACCGTCATCGACGAGATTCCCGCCCGAAACGCGATCGCCGAAGTCATCGAGGAGCGACTCCTCGACTGGGACGCCGACCACGTCACCGAACTCCGGGCGCGGCGAATCGACTTCGCCAGCCTGGAGGACGAACCGGTGACGTTCAGCCTCGACGGCGAGATTCGGACGTTCGAGGACGTGACCCTCGACGTCCGGCCGAGCGCGCTTCAAGTGCGCGTCGGCGACGACTACGAACCCGGGGGCTGACGGCCGCGAAGGAATACCGTTTCTCGGTCGGAAGCCTCGACCCACTGCGTGGTCGCGCCTGCCGACCAGCCGACAGTGACGCGACGATTATCCAACTGCCAGTGAGACGGCTCCCGACCAACCGCCAGTAACGCGTGTACTGACCTACCGGCAGGGCGGGACTGAAAGGGGCCGCCCGCTACGCGAACCCCGACGACGTAAGCACCGCAGGGAGCGCCGAAGGCGCGACCGAGGAGCGCAGCGAGTCGCGGGAGCGTAGCGGGCGGGGGCTTTCGAGGTGGACACGGTCCGGACTCTCGTTGCGGTTAGCGAATCGTCGGACTCGTCCGAGGATGGCGATTCCACGAAAACTCCGTGAAAACGCCGGACTCCTCACGACGCCGCGAGGAAGAAGATGAGCACGCTCACCGCCATCGCGGCCAGCACGACCGCCGCCGCGAGCGCCCCGCCCAGCGCGATGACCGCGTTGGCGTGGCTCGCCAGCGTCTCGGTGCGGTCGTTGCCGAACACCGTGACGTCCGCGCGCTCGGTCGCCATCCCGGCCGCGACCGGTTCGAGGTCGGCCGCCGCCTCGTCGGCGAGTTGTCGAATCAGGTCGAGCAGTTCGTCGTGGTCGATGGCCTCGCCGACCTGGTTCGACGCCTCGACCTGGTTGACGATGTGGGTGTCGGTGGTCATCACCTCCGCCTCGTCGGACGGCAGCGCCGCGACGATGCGGTCGCGGAGGCCGGGTTCCATGTTGTTACCGTCGACCAGTACGTAGGTGGTGGTCGTCCCGCCGGCTTCGAGCACCGCCACGCGGACGCCGAGCGGGCCGATGCCGTCGACCGGGTCCCAGTCCGTCTCGTCCCACGCGACGCCCATCCGGAGCGGTCCCTGGTCGGTGGCCGCCAGCGCCTCGCCCGCTCCGGCGGCGGCCTGCATCATCTCGAACGAGCGCTCGCTGCCCGGGTAGACGTGGCCGAGGTCCGGCCCCGACAGGCCGTCGTTGCAGTTGTGGGCGTCGACGAGCATCACGTCCTCGACGCCCGCCGAACGCGCTTCCGCCGCGGCCGAGAGGCCGACGGCGTACTCGACGTCGTCGGCGAACTCCGGCGAGTAGGTCGCGACCAGCAGTGCGTCGCCGCCGAACGCCTGGCCGAGCATCTTCGCGTCGCCCTCCTGGACCCGGACGCTCGGGGTCGCGGTGTCGGTGAACTCGATGCGGTCGTAGGCCTCGCAGGCGGTTTCGATGATGGTGTCGACCTCGCGCTCGGTGACGAGGTTGAAGTCGTGGCCCGCGGTGGCGTGGGGCGGGAACGCCAGCCCCTCGGCCGCGGCGGCGACCCGCCGCGGGAGGTTGCCGCCGCCGATTTCGCCCATCGGACCGGGGTGAATCATCGGCAGGACGAACCGGGCCTTCTCGGTGCCGTCCTCACGTTCGAAGGAGAGGACCGTCACGGGCACCACGGCCTCCTCGCCGATCTTCTCGAAGAAGTCCTCGAGTTCGCGGGTGCCCTCGGCGATGTGGCCGATGAACCCCCGGAGGAAGTCGAGCATGCTGACGCCCAGACCCTTCTTCCACGGCCGGTCGATGAAGCGGACGAACGTCCAGACCGCGAGTCCGTAGATGGCGCACATCACCGCCAGCAGGGCGAAGTCGACCGGGACGATGGCGCCGAGTTCCGAGGGGGCCTCGTCGGCCCGGTTCAACACGAGGTCGACGAACAGTCGGACGACCGGGCCGCCGCCGATTTCGAGGTACTGCATGGTCCCGCTGTAGATGAAAAACAGCAGGGCGGCCGTGCCGGTCTGGATGCTGGCGGGCACCGCCGCTATCAGCAGTGACCGCCGGGAAACCGCCATCACGACCAGCAGGCGGAGCGCGAACACCGACGCCAGGCCGACGATGAGCGCGTCGAAGACGAACTGCTGGCCGAGGCGGGCCGAGGCCAGCGCGATGGCTCCCGCGCCGGTCATGATGGCGACGATGAGACCCTCGCAGGTCAGCGCCAGCAGCGACGACCGGTTGTAGGTGAGTTGACCGCCGAGCCACCGGTCGACGGGCGTGGTCAGCAGGCTGGCGACGACGGTGGGGACGCCGATGAAGAAGACGCCCTGCCAGGCGTCCTCCAGCACGAAGCGGGAGTCGAACGCACCGACCCCCGCGACGGCGGCGATGAGGAGGGCGAATCCGACGCTGGCGTACCACCGCGGCGCGCGGAAGATGTACCGCGACAGGCTCGCCAGGTCGCCCTGCGTCGCTGTCATGAGCGAAAGACCACGACGGGGAGGGATAAAAGATGCTACTCGGTTTCGGGCGTGACAAACGAACGCGCACTCCGTCGGTGAGATTCGCCATCGGGGAGCGGGAACGTCGGGACGCTCCCGACCCGGAAACGTTACGCTCGACTACTCGCGGTCGACGTCGGCGTTCGGGTCGAACGCCTCCTCGACGACGAACTGGGTGACGTCGAGGTCGGCGACGCCGCCGTCGAGCAGGTCCGGCAGCGCCTCGGCCCACTCCCGGTAGTGTTCGGACGCCTGGTGAGCTTCGAGCGCGGCCTCGTCCTCGTAGCGCTCGAAGAACCGGACGACGTTCGGGTCACCGACCTCCGTCGTCGCGCGGTAGTCGACGACGCCCGACTCCGCCCGGCTTCTGTCGGCCAGGTCCTCGATCAGTTCGAGCGCTTCCGAGCGCCGGTCGGGGACTATCGGGACGGCGGCGTGGACGACTATCATGGATGCGGTATCGCGGAGACGGAGGAAAAAGTGTACCGGCTGACAGGAACCTCGGAGGAGAAGACCGCCGGATGGGGAGACCGGGATTACTCGCAGACCTCGACGAAGTTCTCGAAGACCTCTTCGCCGCGCTCGGTGTGGGCGACCTCGGGGTGCCACTGGACGCCGTAGAGGTCGCGGTCGGGGTCGCTCATCGCCTCGACGCCGCAGATGTCGCTCTCGGCGGTGCGCTCGAAGCCCGACGGAACTTCCTTCACCTCGTCGGCGTGGCTGGCCCAGACCCGAGTTTCGGGCGCGAGCGAGCCGACCAATGGGTCCTCGTCGTCGAGAATCTCGACGGTCACGTCGGCGTAGCCGCCGTAGTCGCCCGACCCGACCTCGCCGTCGAGGACGTGGGCGATGGCCTGCATGCCCAGACAGATGCCGAACACCGGCACGTCGAGTTCGAGGTAGTCGGCGCAGTTGCCGATGTCGTCCACGTCGGGGCCGCCCGAGAGGACGATGCCGTCGGCGTCTAACTCTTCGGCGGGAGTCGTGTTGTCGACGATGTCGGTGTCGACGCCCATGTCCCGCAGGGTTCGGTGTTCGAGGTGGGTGAACTGCCCGTGGTTGTCGACCACGACGATGCGCGTCATTGGCGAGAAGTAGCCGGTAAGCCTACAAAAGGCGTTCGAAGACGAGGAATCGTCGCCCGGACGCCGGCGTTCCGAACTCGCTCGCGGGGTGACCGACGCGCCGACGCGTCGGTCACCCCGCGAGCGAGTCTGGGTCGAACGATTCGGTGCGCGCCTCGAACGGCGGTTCGTCGCCGCCGACGAGGGCGTCGAGGTACGTGCCGAGTCCGTCGTCGCTGTCGCGGGCGTCGAGGTACACCTCCAGTTCGTTGCCGTCGGGGTCCGGGAAGTAGAGCGCCTTGCTGATGCCATGGTCGACCGGCGCCGCCTCGACGCCGCGTTC comes from the Halorussus vallis genome and includes:
- a CDS encoding FAD-binding oxidoreductase, with translation MTEHDFDANALASAMEGHLVTPDDGAYRHARRVWNGMINRYPAAVAYCDGVADVRSAVRFARENGLPVTTRGGGHGVAGNAVADGALVVDLSAMDDVRVDPEERVARVGGGAQWGDVDRETQQFGLATPGGVVSDTGVAGLTLGGGYGHLRRAYGLACDNLRSVDVVTADGRLVTASADRHRDLFWALRGGGGNFGVVTSFEFDLHPVAPEIETLFAWYPGEAGRAPYEFFRERAADAPREVSVLPFYAWVPEIPEFPEAHRGDPAVAFIGCYAGDPNEGEAALAPYREFADPLVDMSGRTTYVELQSMLDADYPHGRYYYWKSLYLDELTDDVLDLVLAAADDCPSKLTTIDLWQLGGAIADEPEGGSAFAYRDAPYGLNFEANWDDPRESTANVEWAREYVAKIRELDVARGEYVNFPGLHEDPAQTSFGHNVDRLESLKRDYDPENIFRGHKNIRPEA
- a CDS encoding diacylglycerol/lipid kinase family protein — translated: MDRPPAETGESATASRRLVMNPTSGGGDHVEEVRRRAVERGFEVVETERAGHAAELAEAAAADGVDLLAVAGGDGTIHEVVEGLVAADALDSVTLCVVPVGTANILADDLGIDGIAEGFEVAERGELRRLDLGFAGDEPFVLSAIAGLPADTSAAATHGLKDRLGSLAFVVTAVEESLSFDGIRVEIDAEVGAVDREWSGEAVAVLVGNARGFATPGGRGDAEDGLLEVTVIDEIPARNAIAEVIEERLLDWDADHVTELRARRIDFASLEDEPVTFSLDGEIRTFEDVTLDVRPSALQVRVGDDYEPGG
- a CDS encoding DUF2070 family protein — protein: MTATQGDLASLSRYIFRAPRWYASVGFALLIAAVAGVGAFDSRFVLEDAWQGVFFIGVPTVVASLLTTPVDRWLGGQLTYNRSSLLALTCEGLIVAIMTGAGAIALASARLGQQFVFDALIVGLASVFALRLLVVMAVSRRSLLIAAVPASIQTGTAALLFFIYSGTMQYLEIGGGPVVRLFVDLVLNRADEAPSELGAIVPVDFALLAVMCAIYGLAVWTFVRFIDRPWKKGLGVSMLDFLRGFIGHIAEGTRELEDFFEKIGEEAVVPVTVLSFEREDGTEKARFVLPMIHPGPMGEIGGGNLPRRVAAAAEGLAFPPHATAGHDFNLVTEREVDTIIETACEAYDRIEFTDTATPSVRVQEGDAKMLGQAFGGDALLVATYSPEFADDVEYAVGLSAAAEARSAGVEDVMLVDAHNCNDGLSGPDLGHVYPGSERSFEMMQAAAGAGEALAATDQGPLRMGVAWDETDWDPVDGIGPLGVRVAVLEAGGTTTTYVLVDGNNMEPGLRDRIVAALPSDEAEVMTTDTHIVNQVEASNQVGEAIDHDELLDLIRQLADEAAADLEPVAAGMATERADVTVFGNDRTETLASHANAVIALGGALAAAVVLAAMAVSVLIFFLAAS
- a CDS encoding putative quinol monooxygenase — its product is MIVVHAAVPIVPDRRSEALELIEDLADRSRAESGVVDYRATTEVGDPNVVRFFERYEDEAALEAHQASEHYREWAEALPDLLDGGVADLDVTQFVVEEAFDPNADVDRE
- a CDS encoding GMP synthase subunit A — protein: MTRIVVVDNHGQFTHLEHRTLRDMGVDTDIVDNTTPAEELDADGIVLSGGPDVDDIGNCADYLELDVPVFGICLGMQAIAHVLDGEVGSGDYGGYADVTVEILDDEDPLVGSLAPETRVWASHADEVKEVPSGFERTAESDICGVEAMSDPDRDLYGVQWHPEVAHTERGEEVFENFVEVCE